The Rubripirellula tenax genome contains the following window.
CAATTGAGTAACGAAGCATCGTTCGCGGCATCGTCTTGGCATGCTTCTTCAAGAACTTTTCCAATCGAGACTGATCGCGTTTGCCCATTTCGCGAAGCATCCATCCGATTGCCTTGTTCATCAAGTCGTGTCCGTCGTCCATCAGGCGCTCGGAAAGCTCGATGATTTCCTCGAACTCGTCATTCTTGATGAGCGAGAGAGTAGCCAATACAGCGACGCGCCGCTCCCACAACACCTCGCTCGCCGCTAGCCGATCGAGAACGCTTCGTTCATCGTAGTTTTCAACCAACCAAGCCCCGAGAATCTTTGGGGAGGTAGTGTCAACGATGTCCCAATTGTTCACCGCATCGAGGTTCGCCAAGTAGAAGTCCACAATCTCGCGGCATTCAAATTCACGATGAGGATTTTTCGGCTTCGCCGCCTGCTCATACTGATCTACCAGAATCAGCATTCCCGTCAGCCGACACTCATGCCACGGCGAAGCAAACAGTTTTACAAGCTCATCCCGCGACAAATCACGAAACTGCCGAGCCACCTTCCGCTGGTCCGGCACCACGCAACCGAGAAACCGATCGCCCTCGCCGTACCCACCCGGCACCGCCTGAAAGAACCCAGGCAGAAACGCAGCCTTATCCTCGCGAGCCACCTCACGAAGCGCCGAAAGAACCTGCTTCGCCGTCATCTTAGCGACGCCGAGTACCTGCACGCTTCAGACCTTTGGCAACGAAGTCGAACGCGTCGGCCGGTTTGTAGTCTTCGAGAACGTCGAAAAAGCAAGCCAGCACTCGCTTGGTCTCAGCGACATTGATTTTCACGCCGTCTGTATCTGCTTTCCGAGCGACTTCATTGTAGATGTCGTTGAGCGTTGACGCCTTCTTCTTGGCAGGCGTTTTCTTCACGGCTGCTTTGGTTGCTTTCTTCTTGGCCACTTCGTGTCTCCATGTTGAAATGAAACATTTTGTTACGAAGTGCTAGTTGTACATTCCCTCCGACAAATCGAATACCGGCGGTGCCAAACGACACAAGCCAGCATGATGCTGGCTTGTGTGTAAGAAGGTTTGTCGTGACTACGAATTTCAATCGTCGAGGATGCCGGGATAGCTGGGCCAGTCATCTCCCCAATCGCCGGGATGAACGACGGGATAGTCGGGCATACCCGGATAGGCTTCGCCGGGGTGACCTGGTGGTAAATTGTCGGGAGCCGAGTAGCCGGGCGGGACGTGATAGGGATGGTCCGGCGGTAGTCGCGGCCAGACGTGAATCGGTGGCGGTGACTCGATCACGACCGGTTCTTCAGGTGGCGGCGGCCAAGGGTAGTCGTCCGGCCACCATGGCGGGCGTGGGCCGGGATCGGGCGTGCCTGGCGGATAGTCGTCGGGCCACACTGGCGGAGGCGGTAACGGCGGCGGTGTGAGAATGATCGGGCCGTCGTCGTCTTCCTCTGGATCGTATGGCGACTCGCTGCCGGGCGGATCAAACGGTGGGACGAATGGATAGGGCGGCATTTCGGGATAGTCGGAAGGATACGTCATTGCAGGGCACTCCGTTGCAGAGGATTGGGATGGGAGAACGCGGTGCGTTTGCTGGGGCACAAGCCGCACTGCGGGATAGATTCGGTCTCAATAAAGGTTCGCAGTTCTTCATCCGTCGCGCTTTCTGAACACGCTTGGTAGTCGCGGAAGAGTTGCCACTGTGGCAAATCTTGCAGTCGCAGTTTGAATTCGAGCTTGGCGAAATAGGCCAATGCGGGGCATTTCCAAAGTTTGCCTTCATAGAGCTGCGTGCAAATTTTCTGCATGCAGACTTTGAACGCGGCGTTGGGCCTGGAGTTGAACGGCATCGGTTTGCCATTGGCCACCTTGTATTGCCGCATCCAGCCGCGGTGCGACTGTCGAATTTTGATGCGGACGCCGGGGAACTGCTCTCGCCAACGCCAAACGAGGTGTTTAAT
Protein-coding sequences here:
- a CDS encoding radical SAM protein, with protein sequence MSCQQCSHYSDHHLPGAMPTIEQADADYQKWSHRLRPARFALLGGEPLLNPTILQHIKMARQHWDSDLMLVTNGFFLHRFPELPKVLVETNCRLEVSQHGTHDDYVKRFREIKHLVWRWREQFPGVRIKIRQSHRGWMRQYKVANGKPMPFNSRPNAAFKVCMQKICTQLYEGKLWKCPALAYFAKLEFKLRLQDLPQWQLFRDYQACSESATDEELRTFIETESIPQCGLCPSKRTAFSHPNPLQRSALQ
- a CDS encoding DNA alkylation repair protein codes for the protein MQVLGVAKMTAKQVLSALREVAREDKAAFLPGFFQAVPGGYGEGDRFLGCVVPDQRKVARQFRDLSRDELVKLFASPWHECRLTGMLILVDQYEQAAKPKNPHREFECREIVDFYLANLDAVNNWDIVDTTSPKILGAWLVENYDERSVLDRLAASEVLWERRVAVLATLSLIKNDEFEEIIELSERLMDDGHDLMNKAIGWMLREMGKRDQSRLEKFLKKHAKTMPRTMLRYSIEKLSREDRTKWMNQ